A portion of the Bifidobacterium bifidum ATCC 29521 = JCM 1255 = DSM 20456 genome contains these proteins:
- a CDS encoding branched-chain amino acid aminotransferase — MTENNHHDSAALDKLTEPFTVLPNDNPASDAKRQELIDKPAFGQVFSDNMAHMSWTKGEGWGDRRIEPYAPLKLDPGASVLHYAQEVFEGLKAYRHADGSTWLFRPDANAERFQNSAKRLYLPELSVDDFLGSVAALVKRDVNWVPTRREYTLYMRPFMFASEPFLGVRAPHEVDYCVIASPSGPYFPGGVKPVSIWVEDKWFRTGPGGTGFAKCGGNYAASLLGEYTGIDNGCEQVCFVDAATKTYLEELGGMNMMVVHKDGHVETPSLTGNILPGVTRRSLIQLMQDRGIDVVETMIKLTDLLDDIKSGEVTEVFACGTAAIITPIGRFKSKEFDVTVANGESGKLTIDLRDQLLGIQLGEVEDPHNWMWKVC; from the coding sequence ATGACAGAAAACAATCATCACGATTCCGCCGCGCTGGACAAGCTCACCGAGCCGTTCACCGTGCTGCCGAACGACAATCCCGCATCCGACGCGAAGCGCCAGGAGCTCATCGACAAGCCGGCATTCGGTCAGGTCTTCTCCGACAACATGGCCCACATGAGCTGGACCAAGGGCGAGGGCTGGGGCGACCGTCGCATCGAGCCGTACGCGCCGCTGAAGCTGGATCCGGGCGCATCCGTGCTGCACTACGCCCAGGAGGTCTTCGAAGGTCTGAAGGCATACCGCCACGCCGACGGCTCCACCTGGCTGTTCCGCCCGGACGCGAACGCCGAGCGTTTCCAGAACTCCGCCAAGCGCCTGTACCTGCCCGAGCTGTCCGTGGACGACTTCCTCGGCTCCGTGGCGGCCCTCGTCAAGCGCGACGTCAACTGGGTGCCCACCCGCCGCGAGTACACGCTGTACATGCGTCCGTTCATGTTCGCCTCCGAGCCGTTCCTCGGCGTGCGTGCCCCGCACGAGGTCGACTACTGCGTGATCGCCTCCCCGTCCGGCCCGTACTTCCCGGGCGGCGTCAAGCCGGTGAGCATCTGGGTGGAAGACAAGTGGTTCCGCACCGGCCCCGGCGGCACCGGCTTCGCCAAGTGCGGCGGCAACTACGCCGCCTCGCTGCTCGGCGAATACACCGGCATCGACAACGGCTGCGAGCAGGTGTGCTTCGTGGACGCCGCCACCAAGACCTACCTTGAGGAGCTCGGCGGCATGAACATGATGGTCGTGCACAAGGACGGCCACGTGGAGACCCCGTCCCTGACCGGCAACATCCTGCCGGGCGTGACCCGCCGTTCCCTGATCCAGCTCATGCAGGATCGCGGCATCGACGTGGTCGAGACGATGATCAAGCTCACCGACCTGCTCGACGACATCAAGTCCGGCGAGGTCACCGAGGTGTTCGCCTGCGGTACCGCCGCCATCATCACCCCGATCGGCCGCTTCAAGTCCAAGGAGTTCGACGTGACCGTGGCCAACGGCGAATCCGGCAAGCTCACGATCGACCTGCGCGACCAGCTGCTCGGCATCCAGCTCGGCGAGGTCGAAGACCCGCACAACTGGATGTGGAAGGTCTGCTGA
- a CDS encoding AAA family ATPase produces the protein MSDPANTWPHCVISLDAGWDVVADAQHANPEYANELARLATRHGAIWRTEDFDVPLDELLRRNEARPRADHVPEEYIRSSWKRFHHVMFRPLNPEDPNGNLLKRMIADPYVRVTPVRGESDVFACNFTREAFLEGRWNTRTINARGL, from the coding sequence GTGTCCGACCCCGCCAACACGTGGCCGCATTGCGTGATCTCGCTCGACGCCGGCTGGGATGTGGTCGCCGACGCGCAGCATGCGAACCCGGAGTATGCGAATGAGCTGGCGCGGCTCGCCACACGGCACGGGGCAATCTGGCGGACGGAGGATTTCGACGTGCCCCTGGACGAGCTGCTGCGCCGCAACGAGGCCCGGCCGCGCGCCGACCATGTGCCGGAGGAGTACATCCGCTCGTCGTGGAAGCGGTTCCACCACGTGATGTTCCGCCCGCTCAATCCCGAAGACCCGAACGGCAACCTGCTTAAACGCATGATCGCCGACCCGTACGTCCGGGTCACACCGGTGCGCGGCGAGAGCGACGTATTCGCCTGCAATTTCACTCGAGAGGCGTTCCTCGAAGGACGTTGGAACACGCGCACGATCAACGCCCGCGGGCTCTGA